The following proteins are encoded in a genomic region of Canis lupus familiaris isolate Mischka breed German Shepherd chromosome 6, alternate assembly UU_Cfam_GSD_1.0, whole genome shotgun sequence:
- the SLC5A2 gene encoding sodium/glucose cotransporter 2 has protein sequence MEEHTEAGSVPGPGNQKVLINNSADILVIAAYFLLVIGVGLWSMCRTNRGTVGGYFLAGRSMVWWPVGASLFASNIGSGHFVGLAGTGAASGLAVAGFEWNALFVVLLLGWLFAPVYLTAGVITMPQYLRKRFGGHRIRLYLSVLSLFLYIFTKISVDMFSGAVFIQQALGWNIYASVIALLGITMIYTVTGGLAALMYTDTVQTFVILGGAFILMGYAFHEVGGYSGLFDKYLGAMTSLTVSEDPAVGNISSSCYRPRPDSYHLLRDPVTGDLPWPALLLGLTIVSGWYWCSDQVIVQRCLAGKNLTHIKAGCILCGYLKLMPMFLMVMPGMISRILYPDEVACVVPEVCKRVCGTEVGCSNIAYPRLVVKLMPNGLRGLMLAVMLAALMSSLASIFNSSSTLFTMDIYTRLRPCAGDRELLLVGRLWVVFIVAVSVAWLPIVQAAQGGQLFDYIQAVSSYLAPPVSAVFVLALFVPRVNEKGAFWGLIGGLLMGLARLIPEFSYGSGSCVQPSVCPALLCGMHYLYFAIVLFVCSGLLTLVISLCTAPIPRKHLHRLVFSLRHSKEEREDLDADELEGPTSPPIQNGCPEHAVEMEEPQPPAPGLLRRCLLWFCGMNGGGAGSPPAPTQEEMAAAARRLEDISEDSSWARVVNINALLMMAVATFFWGFYA, from the exons ATGGAagaacacacagaggcaggctcTGTACCAGGCCCGGGAAACCAGAAGGTCCTAATTAACAACTCTGCTGACATCCTGGTCATTGCTGCTTATTTCCTGCTGGTCATTGGTGTCGGCTTGTGG TCCATGTGCAGAACCAACAGAGGCACCGTTGGCGGCTACTTCCTGGCAGGACGAAGCATGGTGTGGTGGCCG GTCGGGGCCTCTCTCTTTGCCAGCAACATCGGCAGTGGCCACTTTGTGGGCCTGGCAGGGACTGGTGCTGCAAGCGGCTTGGCTGTGGCTGGATTTGAGTGGAAT GCGCTGTTCGTGGTGCTGTTGCTGGGCTGGCTCTTCGCGCCGGTGTACCTGACGGCGGGCGTCATTACCATGCCGCAGTACCTGCGCAAGCGCTTCGGAGGCCACCGTATCCGCCTCTACTTGTCAGTGCTCTCGCTTTTTCTGTACATCTTCACCAAGATTTCG GTGGACATGTTCTCTGGCGCAGTATTCATTCAACAGGCTCTGGGCTGGAACATCTATGCCTCCGTCATCGCCCTTCTGGGCATCACCATGATCTACACTGTGACAG GAGGGCTGGCAGCGCTGATGTACACAGATACCGTGCAGACCTTTGTCATTCTTGGGGGGGCCTTCATCCTCATGGGTTACG CCTTCCATGAAGTGGGAGGGTATTCAGGGCTTTTCGACAAATACTTGGGGGCAATGACGTCGCTGACGGTTTCTGAGGATCCGGCGGTGGGCAACATCTCGAGTTCTTGCTATCGACCTCGGCCGGACTCCTACCACCTGCTCCGGGACCCTGTGACGGGGGACCTGCCATGGCCCGCGCTGCTCCTGGGTCTCACCATTGTCTCGGGCTGGTACTGGTGCAGCGACCAG GTCATCGTGCAGCGCTGTCTGGCCGGGAAGAACCTGACCCACATCAAGGCAGGCTGCATACTGTGTGGCTACTTGAAGCTGATGCCTATGTTCCTCATGGTCATGCCAGGCATGATCAGCCGCATTCTTTATCCAG ACGAGGTGGCGTGCGTGGTGCCCGAGGTGTGTAAGCGAGTGTGCGGTACTGAGGTGGGCTGCTCCAACATTGCCTACCCGCGGCTTGTCGTGAAGCTCATGCCCAATG GTCTGCGCGGACTCATGCTGGCAGTCATGCTGGCGGCGCTCATGTCCTCGCTGGCTTCCATCTTTAACAGCAGTAGCACACTTTTCACTATGGACATCTACACACGCCTGCGGCCCTGTGCAGGCGACCGGGAGCTGCTGCTAGTAGGACG GCTCTGGGTGGTGTTCATCGTGGCTGTGTCCGTGGCCTGGCTACCCATCGTGCAGGCAGCGCAGGGAGGGCAGCTCTTTGACTACATACAGGCAGTCTCCAGCTATCTGGCGCCACCTGTGTCTGCCGTCTTCGTGCTGGCGCTCTTTGTGCCCCGTGTCAACGAGAAG GGTGCCTTCTGGGGACTGATCGGGGGCCTGCTTATGGGTCTAGCGCGCCTTATTCCTGAGTTCTCCTATGGCTCGGGCAGCTGTGTGCAACCCTCAGTGTGCCCAGCACTCCTCTGCGGCATGCATTACCTCTACTTTGCCATCGTGCTCTTCGTCTGCTCTGGCCTCCTCACCCTTGTCATCTCACTCTGCACAGCACCCATCCCACGCAAGCAT cTCCACCGCCTGGTCTTCAGTCTACGGCACAGCAAGGAGGAGCGAGAGGACCTGGATGCTGATGAGCTGGAAGGTCCAACCTCACCCCCCATACAGAATGGGTGTCCGGAGCATGCGGTGGAGATGGAGG agccccagcccccagcacctggCCTGCTCCGCAGGTGTCTGCTCTGGTTCTGTGGAATGAATGGGGGTGGGGCCGGTAGTCCCCCAGCCCCTACTCAGGAGGAGATGGCTGCGGCAGCCAGGCGgctggaggacatcagtgaggaCTCGAGCTGGGCCCGTGTGGTCAACATCAATGCCCTGCTAATGATGGCTGTGGCCACTTTCTTCTGGGGCTTCTATGCCTGA